The Cinclus cinclus chromosome 3, bCinCin1.1, whole genome shotgun sequence genome has a window encoding:
- the PREB gene encoding prolactin regulatory element-binding protein isoform X1, which translates to MAPRRPAELYRAPFPLYTVRLHPRRPLAITAGGGGAAKTGIRNGVHFLQLEQIGGQLSASLLHCHDTETRATMTMALAGDVIAAGQDNSCHILRFSLQEPEGPGTAGKDGSGDKGARRRRGAGGGAQGSTQSGAREVRVESLQRVRTDFSPDALQKAVRFSADGALLATGGADGFLRLWEFPSMKKMLEFRAHDGEIEDIALGPDNKVVTAGRDFQCCVWQQDHLVTGLRWHENLPGIPDKAYRYQACRFGAVEGSAGALRLYTVQVPHKRERRPPPCYLTKWDGKSFLPLLTRPCGSEVVSCLSISDSGTFLGLGTVTGSVAIHIAFSLQVSWGRGVGQPCWAPNSPSPLVCPQRLYYVKEAHGIVVTDVAFVPESRPGRELLGGHEAALLSVAVDSRCKLHLLPTRRSLPVWLLLLLCAGLIVATILLLQLAFPGFL; encoded by the exons ATGGCGCCCCGGCGTCCCGCCGAGCTGTACCGGGCGCCGTTCCCGCTCTACACCGTCCGCCTGCACCCGCGGCGGCCCCTCGCCATCACCGCCGGCGGAGGAGGCGCCGCCAAGACCGGAATCCGCAATGGCGTG CacttcctgcagctggagcagatcGGGGGGCAGCTCAGCGCCTCGCTGCTGCACTGCCACGACACCGAAACCCGCGCCACCATGACCATGGCGCTGGCCGGGGACGTCATTGCGGCCGGGCAGGACAACAGCTGCCACATCCTGCGCTTCAGCCTGCAGGAGCCTGAGGGTCCGGGCACCGCCGGGAAAGACG GCAGTGGGGACAAGGgcgcgcggcggcggcgaggcgcCGGCGGGGGGGCGCAGGGGAGCACGCAGAGCGGGGCCCGCGAGGTGAGGGTGGAGAGCCTGCAGCGAGTGCGCACCGACTTCAGCCCCGACGCCCTGCAGAAGGCCGTGCGCTTCAGTGCCGACGGAGCCCTGCTCGCCACCGGCGGGGCTGACGGCTTCCTGCGCCTCTGGGAG TTCCCCAGCATGAAGAAGATGTTGGAGTTCAGAGCCCATGACGGGGAGATTGAGGACATCGCACTGGGCCCTGACAACAAG gtggtgacagcagggagggatttCCAGTGctgcgtgtggcagcaggaccatcTGGTGACAGGTCTGCGCTGGCACGAGAACCTGCCTGGCATCCCTGACAAGGCCTATCGCTACCAGGCCTGCCG GTTTGGGGCCGTGGAGGGCAGTGCCGGGGCTCTGCGGCTCTACACAGTGCAGGTGCCCCACAAGCGGGAGCGCCGCCCCCCGCCCTGCTACCTGACCAAGTGGGATGGGAAGAGCTTCCTGCCACTGCTGACACGGCCCTGTGGCTCCGAGGTGGTCTCCTGCCTCTCCATCAG TGATTCGGGCACCTTCCTGGGGCTGGGCACAGTGACGGGCTCCGTGGCCATCCACATTGCCTTCTCACTGCAGgtgagctggggcaggggtgtGGGGCAGCCCTGCTGGGCCCCGAACAGCCCCTCACCTCTTGTGTGCCCCCAGAGATTGTACTACGTGAAGGAGGCCCATGGCATCGTGGTGACCGACGTGGCCTTTGTCCCCGAGAGCCGGCCCGGGCGGGAGCTGCTGGGGGGCCACGAGGCCGCCCTGCTCAGCGTGGCCGTGGACAGCCGCTGCAAACTGCACCTGCTGCCCACCCGCC GCTCCCTCCCTGTctggctgctgttgctgctctgTGCCGGGCTCATCGTGGCCACCATCTTACTGCTGCAGCTCGCCTTCCCAGGCTTCCTGTAG
- the PREB gene encoding prolactin regulatory element-binding protein isoform X3 — protein MAPRRPAELYRAPFPLYTVRLHPRRPLAITAGGGGAAKTGIRNGVHFLQLEQIGGQLSASLLHCHDTETRATMTMALAGDVIAAGQDNSCHILRFSLQEPEGPGTAGKDGSGDKGARRRRGAGGGAQGSTQSGAREVRVESLQRVRTDFSPDALQKAVRFSADGALLATGGADGFLRLWEFPSMKKMLEFRAHDGEIEDIALGPDNKVVTAGRDFQCCVWQQDHLVTGLRWHENLPGIPDKAYRYQACRFGAVEGSAGALRLYTVQVPHKRERRPPPCYLTKWDGKSFLPLLTRPCGSEVVSCLSISDSGTFLGLGTVTGSVAIHIAFSLQRLYYVKEAHGIVVTDVAFVPESRPGRELLGGHEAALLSVAVDSRCKLHLLPTRRSLPVWLLLLLCAGLIVATILLLQLAFPGFL, from the exons ATGGCGCCCCGGCGTCCCGCCGAGCTGTACCGGGCGCCGTTCCCGCTCTACACCGTCCGCCTGCACCCGCGGCGGCCCCTCGCCATCACCGCCGGCGGAGGAGGCGCCGCCAAGACCGGAATCCGCAATGGCGTG CacttcctgcagctggagcagatcGGGGGGCAGCTCAGCGCCTCGCTGCTGCACTGCCACGACACCGAAACCCGCGCCACCATGACCATGGCGCTGGCCGGGGACGTCATTGCGGCCGGGCAGGACAACAGCTGCCACATCCTGCGCTTCAGCCTGCAGGAGCCTGAGGGTCCGGGCACCGCCGGGAAAGACG GCAGTGGGGACAAGGgcgcgcggcggcggcgaggcgcCGGCGGGGGGGCGCAGGGGAGCACGCAGAGCGGGGCCCGCGAGGTGAGGGTGGAGAGCCTGCAGCGAGTGCGCACCGACTTCAGCCCCGACGCCCTGCAGAAGGCCGTGCGCTTCAGTGCCGACGGAGCCCTGCTCGCCACCGGCGGGGCTGACGGCTTCCTGCGCCTCTGGGAG TTCCCCAGCATGAAGAAGATGTTGGAGTTCAGAGCCCATGACGGGGAGATTGAGGACATCGCACTGGGCCCTGACAACAAG gtggtgacagcagggagggatttCCAGTGctgcgtgtggcagcaggaccatcTGGTGACAGGTCTGCGCTGGCACGAGAACCTGCCTGGCATCCCTGACAAGGCCTATCGCTACCAGGCCTGCCG GTTTGGGGCCGTGGAGGGCAGTGCCGGGGCTCTGCGGCTCTACACAGTGCAGGTGCCCCACAAGCGGGAGCGCCGCCCCCCGCCCTGCTACCTGACCAAGTGGGATGGGAAGAGCTTCCTGCCACTGCTGACACGGCCCTGTGGCTCCGAGGTGGTCTCCTGCCTCTCCATCAG TGATTCGGGCACCTTCCTGGGGCTGGGCACAGTGACGGGCTCCGTGGCCATCCACATTGCCTTCTCACTGCAG AGATTGTACTACGTGAAGGAGGCCCATGGCATCGTGGTGACCGACGTGGCCTTTGTCCCCGAGAGCCGGCCCGGGCGGGAGCTGCTGGGGGGCCACGAGGCCGCCCTGCTCAGCGTGGCCGTGGACAGCCGCTGCAAACTGCACCTGCTGCCCACCCGCC GCTCCCTCCCTGTctggctgctgttgctgctctgTGCCGGGCTCATCGTGGCCACCATCTTACTGCTGCAGCTCGCCTTCCCAGGCTTCCTGTAG
- the ATRAID gene encoding all-trans retinoic acid-induced differentiation factor, with protein sequence MLGAGGAVRGVALLLLLPLLLLPRAARGVAVCGLCPGPPRNVSIVSRFCESRGGTESDGRCCRERGSSPGRLLGLDLSNCSLHSVPPELAEATAAIVLDLTENPLTTLPDGSFLGFIQLQNLAVPLPLECPGGNDAWQNVTVDRSSRLCHGQRNPCNSSVKLAWPCPENSVCSPDGPGLIQCLCDSPFHGYKCLREGTFPMLLFGGILGTATVSLSLLLWGTQRRKVKTP encoded by the exons ATGCTCGGGGCTGGCGGGGCCGTGCGCGGGGtcgcgctgctgctgctgctgccgctgctgctgctaccCCGGGCCGCCCGCGGGGTCGCG GTGTGCGGGCTCTGCCCGGGGCCACCGCGGAACGTCTCCATCGTGTCCCGGTTCTGTGAGTCCCGGGGAGGCACTGAGAGCGACGGGCGCTGctgccgggagcggggctcgtCCCCAGGGCGGCTTCTGGG GCTGGACCTGAGcaactgctccctgcacagtGTCCCCCCAGAGCTGGCCGAGGCCACTGCTGCCATTGTCCT GGACCTGACTGAGAACCCCCTGACAACTCTCCCCGATGGCTCCTTCCTGGGCTTCATCCAGCTGCAGAACCT CGCGGTGCCGCTGCCGCTGGAGTGTCCAGGCGGGAATGACGCCTGGCAGAATGTGACAGTGGACAGGAGCAGCCGGCTGTGCCACGGACAGAGGAACCCCTGCAACAGCTCTGTGAAGCTCG cctggccaTGTCCTGAAAACTCTGTGTGCTCCCCTGACGGCCCGGGCCTCATCCAGTGCCTCTGTGACAGTCCCTTCCATGGCTACAAGTGTCTGCGTGAG GGCACGTTCCCGATGCTTCTCTTTGGAGGAATCCTGGGCACCGccactgtgtccctgtccctgctgctgtggggcacCCAGCGGAGGAAAGTCAAGACcccctga
- the KHK gene encoding ketohexokinase, whose amino-acid sequence MAAEAGGAAGKRRIMCVGLVCLDIISVVETFPAEDSDTRCLSQRWQRGGNASNSCTVLALLGVPCAFMGSLAPGPAADFIAADFQRRGVDTAHVAWQPRGEVPCACCLVNARSGSRTIVLHDTNLPDVTARDFERVDLSQYKWIHFEARNAAEQGAMLERVERHNRAAAPGQRVRISVELEKPREELLPLMGRGHVVFISKDLARHFGYQSAPAALQGLRGHIQPGATLICAWAEEGADAMGPDGKLVHSDAFPPETLVDTLGAGDTFNAAVIFALAEGRTLQDALTFGCQIAGRKCGIHGFDGIV is encoded by the exons ATGGCGGCAGAGGCGGGCGGCGCCGCGGGGAAGCGGCGGATCATGTGCGTGGGGCTGGTGTGCCTGGACATCATCAGCGTCGTGGAGACTTTCCCGGCCGAGGATTCCGACACCAG GTGCCTGTCACAGCGGTGGCAGCGGGGCGGGAACGCCTCCAACTCCTGCACGGTGCTGGCGCTGCTGGGAGTCCCCTGCGCCTTCATGGGCTCGCTGGCCCCCGGCCCTGCCGCTGA TTTCATCGCGGCGGATTTCCAGCGCCGGGGTGTGGACACGGCACACGTGGCCTGGCAGCCCCGCGGAGAAGTGCCCTGCGCCTGCTGCCTCGTCAACGCCCGCAGCGGCTCCCGCACCATCGTCCTGCACGACAC GAACCTGCCTGACGTGACAGCCCGCGACTTCGAGCGGGTCGACCTTTCCCAGTACAAGTGGATCCACTTCGAG GCCCGGAACGCGGCGGAGCAGGGCGCGATGCTGGAGCGGGTGGAGCGGCACAAccgggcggcggcgccgggaCAGCGGGTCCGGATCTCGGTGGAGCTGGAGAAGCCgcgggaggagctgctgccgcTGATGGGGCGGGGACACGTG GTGTTCATCAGCAAGGACCTGGCCCGGCACTTCGGGTACCAATCAGCCCCCGCAGCCCTGCAGGGACTGCGGGGACACATCCAGCCAGG GGCCACGCTGATCTGCGCCTGGGCTGAGGAGGGGGCTGATGCCATGGGGCCTGACGGGAAGCTGGTGCACTCAGACGCCTTCCCCCCAGAGACCCTTGTGGACACACTGGGGGCTGGGGACACTTTCAATGCCGCCGTCATCTTTGCGCTCGCAGAAG GGAGGACCCTGCAGGATGCCCTCACCTTTGGCTGCCAGATCGCGGGCAGGAAATGTGGGATCCACGGCTTCGATGGCATTGTCTGA
- the PREB gene encoding prolactin regulatory element-binding protein isoform X2, which yields MAPRRPAELYRAPFPLYTVRLHPRRPLAITAGGGGAAKTGIRNGVHFLQLEQIGGQLSASLLHCHDTETRATMTMALAGDVIAAGQDNSCHILRFSLQEPEGPGTAGKDGSGDKGARRRRGAGGGAQGSTQSGAREVRVESLQRVRTDFSPDALQKAVRFSADGALLATGGADGFLRLWEFPSMKKMLEFRAHDGEIEDIALGPDNKQVVTAGRDFQCCVWQQDHLVTGLRWHENLPGIPDKAYRYQACRFGAVEGSAGALRLYTVQVPHKRERRPPPCYLTKWDGKSFLPLLTRPCGSEVVSCLSISDSGTFLGLGTVTGSVAIHIAFSLQRLYYVKEAHGIVVTDVAFVPESRPGRELLGGHEAALLSVAVDSRCKLHLLPTRRSLPVWLLLLLCAGLIVATILLLQLAFPGFL from the exons ATGGCGCCCCGGCGTCCCGCCGAGCTGTACCGGGCGCCGTTCCCGCTCTACACCGTCCGCCTGCACCCGCGGCGGCCCCTCGCCATCACCGCCGGCGGAGGAGGCGCCGCCAAGACCGGAATCCGCAATGGCGTG CacttcctgcagctggagcagatcGGGGGGCAGCTCAGCGCCTCGCTGCTGCACTGCCACGACACCGAAACCCGCGCCACCATGACCATGGCGCTGGCCGGGGACGTCATTGCGGCCGGGCAGGACAACAGCTGCCACATCCTGCGCTTCAGCCTGCAGGAGCCTGAGGGTCCGGGCACCGCCGGGAAAGACG GCAGTGGGGACAAGGgcgcgcggcggcggcgaggcgcCGGCGGGGGGGCGCAGGGGAGCACGCAGAGCGGGGCCCGCGAGGTGAGGGTGGAGAGCCTGCAGCGAGTGCGCACCGACTTCAGCCCCGACGCCCTGCAGAAGGCCGTGCGCTTCAGTGCCGACGGAGCCCTGCTCGCCACCGGCGGGGCTGACGGCTTCCTGCGCCTCTGGGAG TTCCCCAGCATGAAGAAGATGTTGGAGTTCAGAGCCCATGACGGGGAGATTGAGGACATCGCACTGGGCCCTGACAACAAG caggtggtgacagcagggagggatttCCAGTGctgcgtgtggcagcaggaccatcTGGTGACAGGTCTGCGCTGGCACGAGAACCTGCCTGGCATCCCTGACAAGGCCTATCGCTACCAGGCCTGCCG GTTTGGGGCCGTGGAGGGCAGTGCCGGGGCTCTGCGGCTCTACACAGTGCAGGTGCCCCACAAGCGGGAGCGCCGCCCCCCGCCCTGCTACCTGACCAAGTGGGATGGGAAGAGCTTCCTGCCACTGCTGACACGGCCCTGTGGCTCCGAGGTGGTCTCCTGCCTCTCCATCAG TGATTCGGGCACCTTCCTGGGGCTGGGCACAGTGACGGGCTCCGTGGCCATCCACATTGCCTTCTCACTGCAG AGATTGTACTACGTGAAGGAGGCCCATGGCATCGTGGTGACCGACGTGGCCTTTGTCCCCGAGAGCCGGCCCGGGCGGGAGCTGCTGGGGGGCCACGAGGCCGCCCTGCTCAGCGTGGCCGTGGACAGCCGCTGCAAACTGCACCTGCTGCCCACCCGCC GCTCCCTCCCTGTctggctgctgttgctgctctgTGCCGGGCTCATCGTGGCCACCATCTTACTGCTGCAGCTCGCCTTCCCAGGCTTCCTGTAG
- the SLC5A6 gene encoding sodium-dependent multivitamin transporter, which yields MEFTAIDYSIFALLLVLSSAIGLFYALTGDRQRTVQEFLLANRDMGCLPVALSLLASFQSAVAILGVPAEIFRFGTEYWFLGCSYFLGLLIPAHIFIPVFYRLHITSTYEYLELRFNKTVRVFGTVTFIFQMVIYMGVVLYAPALALNAVTGFDLWSAVLTMGLVCTLYTTLGGLKAVIWTDVFQTLVMLAGQVAVIVVGAWRVGGMARVWHVAEQEGKIAGIDLDPNPLERHTFWSLAVGGIFMMLSLYGVNQAQVQRYLSARSEREAKLSCYAVFPCQQIVLCLSCLTGLVMFVYDREHPLAPAQRPTSSDQLVLYFVMDVLQDLPGLPGLFVACLFSGALSTISSAFNSLATVTMEDLVRPHLPGLSESRATLLSKLLALGYGLLCLGMAYVSSMLGPVLQAAISIFGMVGGPLLGLFCLGMFFPCANPTGAVVGLLAGLAMAFWIGIGSFVNGTGGAKGTANSTALPTVGNLSTVLATTLLPTTSAPPSPTGLQRFYSLSYMWYSAHNSTTVILVGVLVSLLTGPTPAAALDPRTISPVLPQLLCCLPPKMRQWFCCGGADPAQAPDHTDTTEKSKGVPNGLPPPGPDRQEEEEGQGYIRSSGAPICSVQETSF from the exons ATGGAGTTCACGGCCATCGACTACAGCATCTTCgcactgctgctggtgctgtccTCGGCCATCGGGCTGTTCTACGCGCTCACCGGCGACCGGCAGCGCACGGTGCAGGAGTTCCTGCTCGCCAACCGTGACATGGGCTGCCTGCCCGTcgccctgtccctgctggcctCCTTCCAGTCAGCTGTAGCCATCCTGGGTGTGCCTGCTGAGATCTTCCGCTTCGGCACCGAGTACTGGTTCCTTGGCTGCTCCTATTTCCTTGGGCTGCTCATCCCGGCGCACATCTTCATCCCTGTCTTCTACCGTCTGCACATCACCAGCACCTATGAG TACCTGGAGCTGCGCTTCAACAAGACGGTGCGAGTCTTTGGCACCGTCACCTTCATCTTCCAAATG GTCATTTACATGGGAGTGGTGCTCTATGCACCTGCGCTGGCTCTCAATGCAG TGACAGGCTTTGACCTCTGGAGTGCAGTGCTGACCATGGGGCTGGTCTGTACACTCTACACTACACTG GGTGGGCTGAAGGCCGTCATCTGGACAGACGTGTTCCAGACGCTGGTCATGCTGGCGGGGCAGGTTGCCGTCATCGTGGTGGGCGCATGGCGGGTGGGGGGCATGGCCCGTGTCTGGCAtgtggctgagcaggagggCAAGATCGCCGGCATTGA CCTGGACCCCAACCCCCTGGAACGTCACACCTTCTGGTCGCTGGCTGTGGGTGGGATCTTCATGATGCTGTCGCTGTACGGGGTGAACCAGGCGCAGGTGCAGCGCTACCTCAGCGCCCGCAGCGAGCGGGAGGCCAAGCT ctcctgctacGCCGTGTTCCCCTGCCAGCAGATTGTGCTCTGCCTCAGCTGCCTCACTGGCCTCGTCATGTTCGTCTATGACCGGGAGCACCCGCTGGCCCCTGCCCAGCGCCCCACCTCCTCTGACCAG CTGGTGCTGTACTTCGTGATGGACGTGCTGCAGGACCTACCGGGGCTGCCCGGGCTTTTTGTCGCCTGCCTCTTCAGTGGTGCCCTCAG caccaTCTCCTCGGCCTTCAACTCGCTGGCCACGGTGACCATGGAGGACCTGGTGCGGCCGCACTTGCCTGGGCTGTCGGAGTCGCGGGCCACGCTGCTCTCCAAGCTGCTGG ctcttGGTTACGGGCTGCTATGCCTGGGGATGGCGTATGTGTCCTCCATGCTGGGACCCGTGCTGCAG GCAGCCATCAGCATCTTTGGCATGGTGGGGGGTCCGCTCCTGGGGCTCTTCTGCCTCGGCATGTTCTTCCCCTGTGCCAACCCCACG GGAGCCGTCGTGGGGCTGCTGGCTGGACTGGCCATGGCCTTCTGGATAGGCATCGGCAGCTTTGTGAATGGCACGGGAGGGGCCAAGGGCACGGCCAACAGCACAGCACTCCCCACTGTGGGCAACCTCAGCACCGTCCTGGCTACTACCCTACTGCCCACCACATCAGCACCCCCAAG CCCCACGGGGCTGCAGCGGTTCTACAGCCTGTCCTACATGTGGTACAGCGCCCACAACTCCACCACCGTCATCCTGGTGGGCGTCCTAGTCAGCCTGCTCACCG GCCCCACGCCGGCAGCGGCCCTGGACCCCCGCACCATCTCCCCCgtgctgccacagctgctctgctgcctgcccccCAAAATGCGGCAGTGGTTCTGCTGCGGGGGAGCCGACCCTGCCCAG GCTCCCGACCATACGGacaccacagagaagagcaagGGGGTGCCCAATGGCCTGCCCCCCCCTGGCCCGGACcggcaggaggaagaggaaggacagGGGTACATCCGCAGTTCTGGTGCCCCCATCTGCAGCGTGCAGGAAACCTCTTTCTGA
- the CGREF1 gene encoding cell growth regulator with EF hand domain protein 1 gives MGPSCCAYAHQFRGAGSRLPLALPRDVGLNPGSPRAGQGRTGAGGAAPGSGGRAETCRLRGPGAGRAAPTRERCWVSGYRGHRRYWVCWVSGYRGDALPGQPQPIPHALRSQRSPSRSRSPRPFPSTGAPRALPSPPPTPCSRPAAAPGVGMRKPLVMLILLLLLGPVAWAAPRAGTKRPGPAMATLVDPYPDPLSPESPALLLLWSAVRSLGPPEQDVKAMTREQALLYLFVLHDHDRSRHLDGLELLQLLGTVLAQAGGQPDPDMVAAMVDQALARQDLNGDGLLDPFELLDPPEVLLPGQDQGPPGQPPLEQQAGVGAVPGRGTEMPRQDLGLRNLGQAPTEAGDPQSGAPEDGAPKVESLEVESPSAEALEAEVIPEAKAPSSDAAEEEEAPEAEAPEEQAAPAWRDHGEG, from the exons ATGGGACCATCCTGCTGTGCCTACGCGCACCAGTTTAGAGGAGCCGGGTCCCGGTTACCCCTGGCGCTGCCCCGGGATGTGGGACTGAATCCCGGCTCCCCgcgggctgggcagggcaggaccggggcgggcggggccgcTCCTGGCTCCGGTGGCAGGGCCGAGACGTGTCGGCTACGTGgccccggggcggggcgggcggcacCGACACGCGAACGGTGCTGGGTGAGTGGGTACCGGGGGCACCGGCGGTACTGGgtgtgctgggtcagtgggtACCGGGGGGATGCATTGCCTGGGCAGCCTCAGCCGATTCCGCACGCTCTGCGTTCCCAGCGCAGCCCCTCGCGCTCTCGGAGCCCTCGCCCCTTTCCCAGCACCGGGGCCCCACGGGCCCTCCCATCGCCCCCCCCGACCCCGTGTTCTcgtcctgctgcagccccaggtgtTGGGATGAGGAAGCCGCTGGTGATGctgatcctgctgctgctgctggggccagTGGCCTGGGCTGCCCCCAGGGCGGGGACAAAGAG GCCTGGGCCCGCCATGGCCACACTCGTGGATCCATATCCTGACCCGCTGAGCCCGGAGTCGCCTGCACTGCT gctgctgtggagcGCAGTGAGGAGCCTGGGGCCACCGGAGCAGGATGTGAAAGCCATGACACGGGAGCAGG ccctgctctaCCTCTTCGTGCTCCACGACCACGACCGGAGCAGGCACctggatgggctggagctgctgcagttgCTTGGCACGgtgctggcacaggctggggggcAGCCAGATCCTGATATG GTGGCTGCAATGGTGGACCAAGCCCTGGCAAGGCAGGACCTGAATGGGGATGGGCTGCTGGACCCCTTTGAGCTGCTGGACCCCCCCGAGGTGCTCTTGCCTGGCCAGGACCAGGGACCCCCAGGACAACCTCCCTtagagcagcaggcaggggttggggctgtgcctgggagGGGCACAGAGATGCCCAGGCAGGACCTGGGGTTGAGAAACCTAGGACAGGCACCCACTGAAGCTGGAGACCCCCAGAGTGGAGCCCCCGAGGATGGAGCCCCCAAAGTGGAATCTCTTGAGGTGGAATCTCCCAGTGCTGAGGCCTTGGAGGCAGAAGTGATCCCTGAGGCCAAAGCCCCCAGCAGTGATGCcgcagaggaagaggaagccCCTGAGGCTGAAGCCCCTGAGGAacaggcagccccagcctggagggACCACGGGGAGGGGTAG
- the PREB gene encoding prolactin regulatory element-binding protein isoform X4 yields MAPRRPAELYRAPFPLYTVRLHPRRPLAITAGGGGAAKTGIRNGVHFLQLEQIGGQLSASLLHCHDTETRATMTMALAGDVIAAGQDNSCHILRFSLQEPEGPGTAGKDGSGDKGARRRRGAGGGAQGSTQSGAREVRVESLQRVRTDFSPDALQKAVRFSADGALLATGGADGFLRLWEFPSMKKMLEFRAHDGEIEDIALGPDNKVVTAGRDFQCCVWQQDHLVTGLRWHENLPGIPDKAYRYQACRDSGTFLGLGTVTGSVAIHIAFSLQRLYYVKEAHGIVVTDVAFVPESRPGRELLGGHEAALLSVAVDSRCKLHLLPTRRSLPVWLLLLLCAGLIVATILLLQLAFPGFL; encoded by the exons ATGGCGCCCCGGCGTCCCGCCGAGCTGTACCGGGCGCCGTTCCCGCTCTACACCGTCCGCCTGCACCCGCGGCGGCCCCTCGCCATCACCGCCGGCGGAGGAGGCGCCGCCAAGACCGGAATCCGCAATGGCGTG CacttcctgcagctggagcagatcGGGGGGCAGCTCAGCGCCTCGCTGCTGCACTGCCACGACACCGAAACCCGCGCCACCATGACCATGGCGCTGGCCGGGGACGTCATTGCGGCCGGGCAGGACAACAGCTGCCACATCCTGCGCTTCAGCCTGCAGGAGCCTGAGGGTCCGGGCACCGCCGGGAAAGACG GCAGTGGGGACAAGGgcgcgcggcggcggcgaggcgcCGGCGGGGGGGCGCAGGGGAGCACGCAGAGCGGGGCCCGCGAGGTGAGGGTGGAGAGCCTGCAGCGAGTGCGCACCGACTTCAGCCCCGACGCCCTGCAGAAGGCCGTGCGCTTCAGTGCCGACGGAGCCCTGCTCGCCACCGGCGGGGCTGACGGCTTCCTGCGCCTCTGGGAG TTCCCCAGCATGAAGAAGATGTTGGAGTTCAGAGCCCATGACGGGGAGATTGAGGACATCGCACTGGGCCCTGACAACAAG gtggtgacagcagggagggatttCCAGTGctgcgtgtggcagcaggaccatcTGGTGACAGGTCTGCGCTGGCACGAGAACCTGCCTGGCATCCCTGACAAGGCCTATCGCTACCAGGCCTGCCG TGATTCGGGCACCTTCCTGGGGCTGGGCACAGTGACGGGCTCCGTGGCCATCCACATTGCCTTCTCACTGCAG AGATTGTACTACGTGAAGGAGGCCCATGGCATCGTGGTGACCGACGTGGCCTTTGTCCCCGAGAGCCGGCCCGGGCGGGAGCTGCTGGGGGGCCACGAGGCCGCCCTGCTCAGCGTGGCCGTGGACAGCCGCTGCAAACTGCACCTGCTGCCCACCCGCC GCTCCCTCCCTGTctggctgctgttgctgctctgTGCCGGGCTCATCGTGGCCACCATCTTACTGCTGCAGCTCGCCTTCCCAGGCTTCCTGTAG